Sequence from the Nasonia vitripennis strain AsymCx chromosome 5, Nvit_psr_1.1, whole genome shotgun sequence genome:
GAATTATTGCTCGCAACAGCGAATGCAAATATATGCTCGAGAGTTATCCTTCGTTCCTCGTATACGGCTCGTgtagtattttattttcatgcgAATGAGGATTCGATTTTTTATATAGCGACCGTAAGATCATCACtttttacttaaaaattaCAAGCGAAATCATAACAAGAAAATGAATTTATATCGCGCCGCAGTGAAAGCAATATATGgtgaaatttaaattatcgCGCGCGGATATTTTGTATCCAAATTAATGATATGCACTCTCACCGCGATGGAAACAAGAGTCTCTTAACATTTTTCCAAACTTTCTCTTATCGGTCATTACGTACTAAACAAAAATTGCCAGGGTCATCTTTGATTTATAGGTACAATTTATGCGTTTAGTAGATAATGAAAACGTTTAAATTCCTCAAGAAAATATCAGTTTATTAAAACGTTTTGATTGAGAAAAAAGAGCTGAAAAGATTACACAATCAGTTAGCACGTCGGATCGCACAGTTCGACGAGCTCGCATAGCCGGACATCTGTAATACAGGCGTCGTGGCGACACACGAGCAGCCACCAGGCTATAGGGAAAACTTCGCGGCGTCGTTGCAACATTTAATAAGAGATTTCACGCTTCGGTGCGTAGTCAATGTCCAATCCCGTGCACTGCTCGAATTCTTTCTTTTGTCGAGTAAAATTCCAGATGTCTCGTGATCGTAGACACGAGAGCTAGCTAGAGAGAAAAAGGTCTCGTGCGGCGACAATCGAAACAGCAATTAATCAGAAACGAGCGTAGCGTGACCACCGCCAcagacgcacacacatacgcagaTATACGAGAAACCACTCAAATTAATTTCCAAGTTTCTCCCATCCTCCGTATTCTTTGGCTGTTGGTTGCGGAATTGACGGCCGACGCCTGCAGGATTCTCTGCGTTTCGCGTGCTTTTCGCATTATTATTGCGCGCATGACAATGGAGAGCTTGGCTGCCGCTATAGCGCTTCTTACGCTTGGTTGGTCTTTGACTGACAGCGCGGGACCCTCGCAAAATGGAATCGAAACAAATATATACGCAGAGACCTAGGTGTATATATAGTCGGCGTGTCGCGTTACGCTTGGCGAGTATACTGAGCACCGCGAATGACAGGCGCCGCGCTAGCGGGGATTGACGAACAAGTGCCATTGTTGGATCGTTTTTAGATTCTGTATCTTCATCTCTAGCTCGCTTATATGCTGATACTGGTGGGATGCCGCGCTCTTGTGCTATAGATGATTcacaaaatttgatacgcttgAAATCACGTGTCGCTCTTTTCACAATGCTGCCTACGCAAGCTACGGCTTGCGTGCTATATACGAGATAAGATAAACAGCTGTCAGGAAAATTAAATCAGTTTTAAAGAGGATTAAGGTTTTTGTTaatcaaaaaaaattgtttagtttaatattaatatttttttaaattataatttagaaaatagtaaataagcattttattgaaaaaacatCTGACaaaaagctttttttaattatttataaacaaataataacagtaataaaTTAGTAATGCATCACAAAATAAATACGTAGTCGGAAATCTCTTTTTATCTGATCAATATTGCAgaagcaaaaaattatttatttatttgccaGTAATATACACTAATAAACAATTAATCTATAATGTAACTTTTAAACCAAACTGATTccttaataaaaataagattttCATTAAGATGGTTAAAGTTAGTACCCATtgcattatatttttaaaataattatttaaacaaattaattgttgttacatttttaacaaaaatagtgaCGGttgtaattttgaatttaaaaagtttctaatttcgcgataaaaaaaaagtattcctTCGAGCCGGATTTGAACCAGCGACCTATGGATTTCCGTCTTGAATCATACCAACTACAGTCCACCGCTCTACCAACTGAGCTATCGAAGGCTTGTGACAGTGCAGCGCTCAAACGCATATTTAAACTTTGCCGAGTCCCGTAAACCTTTCACTGCCATATTTTTAAGTAGGTCATTTTTTTTGGTCCCAAAACTTAACGTAAATCTtgatataaatgtatataaacGACCAAATAGTTGTAAATACTCAATCAAATACTAAATTTAAAGATTATATGCTGGAATGAACTAAaggaaattgataaaatagtattaaaatatttacctaACAAATACGAGATCCCCTGTCATATGGCGCATTCGAATAATTTATCAACTCAATTTAACATAAAAAGACACGTAATCGTAAAAATGAGATGGCTGGTTATAAAATAGCCATAAAGGCATCAGACCTATTGCGCGTTCATACGATAAAACATATTAAACGATCGCTCATAAAAATCTGaattttggaatttttaaGCATCGCATAATTTTAATGCATAAAAGTGTGGCGAACGCCCTTGATAGTCGCACATATACTCTGCCGGAGCACTCTAACTTCCGGAGGTCCGTCAGTATCAACGGAAGATGGGCTACTTCCTTTACGATGAGGGGTAGCCTACGGGCCATACTATACTATAGAATCAGCCAAGCAAAGAATTGCATGTCAAGGCTGACTGGAACGCATGAAAGcttatataggtataccttAGGAATTCTGCTTGCATATATATCCGAAAGCTCCGGCGCTCGCCAATCATCATTAAAAGCCCATAGTCCCCCGTATTTTCACGACTCGATACAGTTTACATAAAACTATAAAGTTATGGCTTCTCCTCGAGCCCCCTGTCTCTTTACTTTACTCCTAGTCCATCGCCTCGGCTGAACGAATCGCGCTATACTGCGACGACTACATCGTAAAGGTGGTACGCGCCTCCCCCGCGAGCAGTGGCTTTAGAGTTTAAGCTATTTTTATACAGAGTCATTAAAAGCCGCGCGAAAGACAAAGCTCTCGAAATCCCCTCAGCTTAATTACATCCGATCGCCGAATTACCACTGCCGAGCGAGTTTGAAAGCTAAGAGTGTATGTATGATGTTACTGTGCGACTTAATGAGAAATTACTCAGCGTGATCACGGGgcttgaaatttattttacgaCTATGACGGGAAATTACTGCGTTTGTTGTTTTATAGAACATACTTTTCTATAGCAATATAGTCttcgttttttaaatagcacgTTTATAGAAAGACACGCAGCAATGTGGAGCGTGAGCAGATTCCTGTTTTACCGGCACCAGCGTGTAACCATTCTTAATTTATTCCGCTTTAGATATTTACttgaattcaataataaacgTACGATATTCATATAAAAGTCGAttgcaataatattttattttatttcacaCCAATAATGTCAAGGCCTGTGAAGTACTATGTTTTTAGGATGAAgttttgttatattattaagattaaattttaaacctagcattgaaattatttttaaaatatttctgaacaACAAAGTTGTTTATGTCTTTTTATAAATAGTAGTACGACTGTAGAAGGTTTAACGCACTGGCAAATGTCAGCAAGCTGTGGCGAATCTTGCGAGATTAAGAAACTTTATCAAGAGTTAACACGATTGGAGATTTGGAGTTTACTACCGTAATTAAACGAGTGACGTGATGTAACACGAGGGGAAGAGTGAGCAATCTGGCAACCCCTTAAATCAGTATTAGTAGATCAAACCTCCTAATCAGCGTGAATCGACATTTggtattcaaattttatttttactgcacCTTTATAGTTTTATTGCACTGGAGCTATAAAATACAGCacttttaatttgtttagCCCTGCAGTAAAATTTCTCCCTTTTACAATTTAACGGTCtcataattttaaatgtaGAATAGTATTTTGAGTACGACGTCGCTTCTATGTTAAATGTCTCATATTGCATGCGAgttctttcaataaatattgatcTGACAAACATAATAGCATCACGATTACTTATAATTGCACCGAATGCGTTAAGTTTTCAAGCATACAAAGCACGAAAAGTAATTATCCCAAGGAGCTTTGCGTTTgacaaaaaatgttcttattgTCGTAATATGACTCTGTCTTCTCCGACTTGCTGCTTAATTTATGCATAGCCCAGTGTTGAGGAACGACGGCGTCTGCGAAATTAGCAATAAACCTAAAGGAAGTAAGAAGCAGCGTCGCGACGCCGGCTTGTTCGTCTTCCTGAAGCGgctcttatatatatatatatatatatatatatatatatatatatatatatatatatatatatatatacccagGCACACATAGACAAGCCAGCTAGTGCACGTTCGTCACGAAGATTAAAACTTTGGTCTCTGACACCCCTATACACTACTTGCGCTTGCATTAGACGGACTTACGACTTCCTGCTATAGTCTTCTTATATAGGTGTGCAATATAGACTGAATACATGCGGAGAAGGAAAATCCGTGAGTACGAGGGTATGTATGCCTACGTTAGCGATAAAGCTCTATAGCGTTCGCATAGTCCTAGACAAACAATTTTTACGAGTATAGTTATTTTAGGATAAAGCTTTGGTGTATCGGCTTACAAACGATAACTTATATGAGGGACAATGCCACTGACTGGTCTCACTTACATATAGCATTTGTAGGTAAAATCAAATCGAGTTTTGTGGTAccataattataatttttgttatatttacatttttgtcGTCAGAAATTATTATGTGTTCTTTCTAAGGCTCGCATACTTATAAGTAGCGATTCGTTTTATGAACGCTACCGTTTAAAAGCGGCACGCACTTTAGACGCATAAAAAATTACGCGTCTTATTTAAACGTCTCCCTGTTTAGTAGAGAGTAAAATGCCGAAGGAGTTTACCCACGGTCTCCTACGGGGAGAAAAGGTAGAGAGGCATACCGAGCCAGGGTAAACACGCCATGCTGTTCACGgacgagaaagaaagaaagcacGAGTGGTCCTAATAACATTTTTACGATGTAAAGTTCGAGGGTTTCCCCGTCCACGCGGTGTCGATGCGATGCGCGCGACACGAAGGGGCGCGAGAGATCGACGTTAAAAAGTGTGCGCGAGGCCGTAGGTAAAAATAGGATAATAAAACGCATTATAATTGCCGGGAGGAGCGTAAATCTTAAATATCAGACTTTTACGATGAAACGGAAATTGGCTCAAGACGCTCGTTCGCTGCGTTTGTATCGGGAAATATGAAGATTCATCGGATTTCGTTTATTTTAACGCTCAATTATTTTCGGCTTTACGATAAGCtggttttattattacaacgTTCTCTTCTCGCattattttcaaagtaaaattaCTTTGAATCGAGGATTCATCAATGCAAATTGTGTAACGGTCTTTGTAATATATCAGAGTTTCTATAGTTCTCTAAGATGTACCAGCCCAGCAAAGTTTTATTTCTGTGGACTAGACAGATAAAAAACTCGTTGTCCTTATCAAACCAAACACCCCTAAATTATGCAGACGAATAACGTTTTTTTAGAGTACTTACGTGCGCTTATCCGTTAACATGAAAAAATTCCATTCAAATTATAGACGTTTTACTTGAATCGCGTAATGAAAAAGCCGTGAAAGCTAAGCTACCCTCAATTAAAAAGCATCTCGGAAGGCTCTTTGAAAGCCGTCTTTTATACCCTCTcgagaaaatatgaaaatctatatatgtatactccGTAAACAACcctcgaaaaaaaataaaaataaaatgtcgcCAAGTGAAGGAGACGAGGAagaaagattttattttcgttGTCGCTCATGCCAGTGTACTGTATAGAAAGAGTTTAACAGAAACGAGACTAGCGTCAGTATGCTATATACCCTCGCACTGCACACATACGAAACGCGAAATGGTTTATGTCAGGATTTAAGGAATATACGCGGGTGGAGTCATAAACTATAAAGATTCGAGTCATAACTCGAAGCGGTatcacattttatttaattgcagcgcctctctctctatacacagAGCAGCGCCGCATTATACGTTAGAGTGAGCCAAAGAAGTATgcataatattatttattgtcgAAGGAGCTGTTAAGGTTTAATGCCGACTCGAGCCCTTGCGCGAGAGGCAATGTACTTTCACTATTCGTAAAATGAAACTCGATAAAATGTTTGTTATCCAATCGAGTTTCCGATGCCACTGAATTTGTAGATCGCTCGGGAGAGCGCAGCGATGGGGGAGAAGGTATTATCTGCTTTCTGGATAAGAGCCGCGCCAGCTTTACGGCCGCGAATCCGACGTTAGTTATACCCTCTTACGCGAAAGCCAACAAAGAGCCAGATAGAAACGGCGGAAGTTAGGTGTACAAGAACGCAGCTTGCAAGTACGCATGGAACTTCGGACAGACTTTAAACTTGGGCCGTCTGAGTACTAACTAATCAATTGTTAGCTAACGAACGTGCTTATCTTATCAAAAAAGATAAGATAAATATGTGAAGACTCTAGTCGCTAATTGGATTGACGAGTTATGAATCGATAATGTTCAACAAATGTGGTTGCGAATACTCTTCAATCTAACAAAAGATTTATTTGAAAGAATTctgaaaatgtttaatttcatTAAGTTAATCTCAACGCATTACAGCTGTTACCGTAATTTGATTAACATAACATAAAGGATAGCCATATCTAGGAAAAAAGGACTGAATGGAGTGCTACTTAAAATTTAGAATCCTTTGTCATTGTCTACAATCATCGTATGAGCAGTGCTTTGATAAATCacgttaatttttaatttcattatgtCGACGCACGATTACCATGATTTGATTAACGTACACGTACGAATCTAGGAAAAAGAAGATGAAAAGGGGTGCCACTTGCAAACTCGTGATCCTTTGTCTTTTACAAGCGTCAGATGAAACATTCTTCGTCACGACGATTGCCGTAAATTAATTGTTGTACAGAGAGAATATGCCTTTATTCAATTTCATTCGAATAAATTATCAAGGTACTAtcgaaatttattttggaGCAAACATATTCTGTTATGCGTATTAACGAATTgcgaatattataaataactaatcataaaaataatatttgcaCATATGACTATTTGAAATTTAGAGGGCAGGTTCTTCTTATATACCTCAGTATTGCAACTATAGTACACACATATATGCGGTGCGGCTTCTCTAGTTTATCGTCGGTTCGAGTTACCACGGGGTTCCGCTCGTTACGCGCGTGAACTTACTCTCTCCAGCTGCGCAGAGATCGTCTCGGTTGCTCAAATTTAAATTGGGAAAGTATTTTACGAGCGCGCTCGCCGAGTTTCATGGTGGCGTTGTCACATCTTGATGAACTTCCGGTAACGATCGAAGGAGAAAATGTCGTGCGCGAAGCCCACGCCCTCGTTATACGAGAGTTGAAGATGCAAGCCGAGTTTACGGTGGAAAACGAGGCAGGGAGTTAGATAAGGAGCTCATGACTTGCGTGCGGCTAATGCAAGGGCGGGAATTACGATTTTCTCGATATCTTAATTGACTGTCGGTTGTTGAACTACGCACTTCCATGGCTGATAATAAAGCCCGAAGATGAAGTAGAAGCCTTAATTCGAGGCTAAGATATCATCTCAAACTGTCCAAGGGTCTAACTAAATATAGCATTTCAAGTTGATGAAGAAAACACAAGTATCGTGCACTGTATGGGTATAAAATATTTGGGTATTGCGACAATTGCATAATGCAGACGAATTTTTTCACAAATTTTGACCATTATATACAGGCACTCCCGACAATCCTAAAAAATGTCGAAGCATAAAAAGCCAGCATAAAATATTCTTTGTTAAGCTGGTACGGTAGAGCACTGCGAGCGGTTAAAGCAGAGCATTAAAAAGAAGTTAACGCCGCGGAAAAAAAAGCGCGCCTCGGCACATATAACCTGCGCgcaagcgaaaaaaaaatcgaatcgcTCCCATACCTATTCATGTGCTGATGGCTCTCGCGACTCGTAAGCCCGTTTATCTTCGTTAAACATACAGGCGCACGTGCGCATATGTACATACGCGTCCGCACATCATAGAAACGCGCGAAATACGATGCTCCTATCGCTTTTTCATCTACGGAACCCTCCGATCGTTATACTCTTTTCAGCCGCGCAAAAAATATGCATATTCGGTGTCGCGCGCAGGTAAATATCAGTACAGGTAATAGTTGCGATACAATAGCCGACGACTACAGCAGCAACGGACGCGATCGTAAAAAATTCGCTCATCCTGATGGCCAGGAAATGCGCGCGAAAAGTAAATAAGGAGAACCCAAGAGAATGTGCGCTCGCATCGATTGAGCCCGTTTTATCATCAGCGTCGGTAACGGTGAAAGTCGTAAAAAAGTTTGATGATGCGcttaaaaatgcataattaaaatgtttatggtccctcaaacaaaaattagacaaggctttcataaaaactgttTGTACAACTTTTGTAGACACACTTTGTCTTTTGTACTGGTAATTTAACGATCGTGCATCATATTGTTGCTAGTTATCAGAATCGTGTAAAGATAATTTCCAAGACCATAAAACGGACCCCTGAGCAGTAACTTATAATATAGTTGAAAATGTAATATGCACTTTTCCACAGTATTGCAATCTATGGCATTATAGCATGGGAaggtatttataaaaatcatagAAGCCTGCTACAGAGGTTGCAAACCAGATTGATAAAAACTTTCAGCAAAAATACCTTTCCCTTTTTAAGCAACTAAATTAACTTACTTTTTGTActagttaaataaataaataaataaaataaaaaatgaagatttattTCAAAACCATAGACCTTTGCTCTTAATGTaacatttttgtttcattattttatgtaatttatCGATGCAttacacaaaaaataaaaactgacAGGTGCAGTGTTTAATCCATTTTACTGCATCGATAAGGCTTTTATGGAATCCTACTCGATCAGATTCTATTGTGTAAAGGCAACACGCATGCTGAATTTTcaatcttttttatttcgctAGACATACAAATCAGATTAGCGCGACGAAATCACCATTGTGGCGAATGCACTAGCACTAATTACCGTGTAATTTGGGTATAAAGTTTATTGCGCGATTTATCTGAAACGAAAATCGCTGCTTCTAAACTTACATGTTCGGAATGAGTGATATAATCGTTAATTTGCAATGGCTTTTGCTGTCGCCAAAGGTGCGCTTAAAGCGTGCACACGTTACATCAATTATTACTCACACGTATAGGTTGTTGCATTCGCACGAGCAACCGCACTGCTGATTCGCATCCGTTCATCCTTTTTAATTCAGGTGCCCATTACGGAGATATCATCGGCAGCCGGcttgaaaataaattggtaGCTTCACCATTATTTCGCGAGCTGCTAGGCAATGAATCAGAAGAGAAATCgtaaattacaattaaatacGTACATCTGCTTGGTGACGTAAAAGTTATTGTTTTTtatccaaaaataaaaaattgcatcttttttcgaaaataaataGGTAAATAGTGGCTTTGTCCATTTCACCGTCGTAAtcgtaaaatataaaatataaagaaaatcAAGCTACACTACAATAAAATAGCTTACGGTCAGTAGGTGATTCAGAATACTTTTTCATGATTTCAACATGATGATATACAATCGTATTTATGACACTTTAAGTAAacttttatttctataattagtttttattgTATCTTCAAACAATATTACTACACATTagttattttcataaaaaatattattatttatgatttatttatttaattaataaaatgctTTTATTTCACACTACGCATTCTAGTTTAAGCCTTAAGTTATATTTGATATACATATTTTGCAGTTGTTTTTCACAATTTGAATGTCATTGTCCGATAGTTATGTAAAGTATAGATAAAAAATCACTATTGTTTGCAAAAAAGCTTGCAGGTCCCACCGAGATTTGAACTCGGATCGCTGGATTCAAAGTCCAGAGTGCTAACCATTACACCATGGGACCATATTATTCGCGTCaaaaaaagatatttaaaaggtctacaaaatatttgttCTGTTATTTAaccaaatatttataaattttcaatttaatgaTTACGTAATACATTAATTActtggataaaatatttttagttaCTTACACCATTTATAAGGACTATATTGTTGAAGGATTGTTGTATTAATCTAAAATAATGTTAACTATctcttaattttaaatataaatagtaAGAACTGTATGATAAAACTTTCCACCGGGGCGCTACCgtcgtcttaaatgataatttaaaaatgttacgtAATTCAATAGtactattaaaaaaatcaagttttaaCTATGCGTAAGctcaaatatattaaaaatttaaaaataacaaatcattttgaatttcgcattaaattattgttatatttgaatattaataaaaagataaagggtgggaaaaaagttataaaactTATGAATGTAATTAAAGAGTATTCAAAGTTTAAAACTGTGTAATAAACGGTTTAAAAAGATTAGTAAATTTACATCAtatcattttaattattacagTATGTTTTGAGTTCATTATCTTCAAAGAAGACAATTTCACAATTTTTTACTCTGCTTCTTATGGATTGGTTACTCGAGATATTTTATGActacaaaaaaatgtaaattatttataagaaTCGGTTTTTCTTGTTATTGAAAAGTTGAAGCCTACTCATTTTTTCCATTGCTGTTTTAgtattgtataattttcaaaattagtCTCTTGCTCTTTTTTTACGATATGTATATCTGTGTTCGCTGTCATAAGTCATGTTGAATTGTAAAGCCGTACCTGTCCCCTAACCGGAttgtagaatttttaaaagtattacCAGCAGCCTTCAGCGATTCACGAACTTTACCCCTCTTGTCTCATGTTTGCAAATGTGGTAGTGCCAGCCAACCCTTAATTGAACGGAAACCAGCAATAAATATTACGTAGCTCCTGGGAGCTTAGCGTGAGAGAGGAAGAAGTGGGAGTCGAATGAAGggttgattttataataatatgaaatgATACCCGCAAATACAACGATTCTACTAACTGGAAACTGATGTATACTCGTATTCGCAAAAAGATAGtgagataaaaaattattttcttttattcgtGCATGCAGATTTCTTCGTTCTGGTATCAATTCTACTAGACTATTATGTCAAATAAAGTTATATTGCCTCTCGAGtgtacatattttaatatttaacgaGCAAAACGAACTTTTTTGCTAGTATTTAATTCATTACTTTATATGCATAATCGTAAGAacttaatttatattatcatGTATGCAAAATACAAACATAGGATACGCTACGAAGAACCTCAAAGTATTGATCAGTTAACCCAGAGAAACTAGCGCAAAGTTCATACGCAGATTTCAAAGGTACGGTTTCCTTTTTATGCTGCATTGTGAGTGGATATCAAAGACGACGGGTGTATTAATTTTTGCACCCTGGATGTAGCTGCTTCATTACCACGCGAACGAATGAGAACTGTGTATGCACATAAAGTGCGTCTTGTATATGAGAAAGGTCATTGACACGAAGTATACGTAATATGTGAGGTTATTGTTACCTGAAGATAAAGTAActtgtttataatatatttaaaataaaaaacagattTAACGTaaactttaaatttgtaattaaaaaatccCTTATccctaaaaaaataataacatctGATGTATTGCAAAAGTTGAGAATGAGTATAAATCATTTTGTTGCTGAGTTTGCATCATTAcgttatgataaaaaagggtcaattataaattgaataatgcTTGCATCTTGTTTCATGTGAGGAGTGCTGGAGTATCCCTTGATTAaaaagtttaataaataaatatgtatagtatttgtttttattatttattagaacatTAGGAAAATATATGTGATTACATTAAACAGTCTTAATAAGTgatagtttatataaatacagtGAAACTAGTAGTTTTTTGTATTTAACGATTTGAATCGTGCCCATAAGCCGCCTCTTACAACCGATGCAAATGTGTTAGGGTTCATTTGTAAAGGGACTCTTGTTTTAgaacatggtaccaaaaaatATTGCTGTAATATTATGGCAGTAACAGCTTTTACTATCATTAATCCCATTCTTTTTCCAATATACATTCTGGGACCTTCTCCAAATCCTAAATATGTGAATTTATTTCTTGTTGCTTTGTTAATTGTGCTGAATCTTTCTGGATCAAATTTGGAAGGATTTGGCCAAAATTCATGATCCATATGAAGTCCAAAAACAGAAATTATAATCAAATCACCAGGTTTCAAATTGCATCGTAAACCATCATAGCCTTTTAACTGTATCTGTTTATTGCAAACTTTTACGAATTCACCTAACGGTGGGTTGAGGCGTATTGATTCATAGATAACTTGTTCTAGATAATGCATCATTTTTATCGCTTCATATGTTACTTTATTATCAAATCGCTTCAAAACAGTAAAAACTTCCTTGCGCAGTTTTTCTTGAACACCAGGATTTTCAGCGAGGTGGTAAATTACAAAACTAAGTGCTGAACTTGATGTTTCATAACCATCAAAGAACAGCGATATTGCTTGTGATATAGCCATGTCTTCATTAATCTCT
This genomic interval carries:
- the LOC100123479 gene encoding cytochrome P450 6a2, with the protein product MQKHSMYGCYFIQTPALIIRDPELIKCVLLSDFANFPNNMITLNDQLDPAMARNPFFAKDDIWKESRMVLGNNSSGKILRSVSKILFQVCKKFTSFVDEHITENKGYAEFELKDFFARIIGEMVANSAFGIEGQSFSRSPSPQAFTNVAKEIFDPKKINGIEEAIRFCFPKLADKLGLRMIPKETDTYFRQTTKTIIKAPLQSNESRSDFLQYIIERMYKEINEDMAISQAISLFFDGYETSSSALSFVIYHLAENPGVQEKLRKEVFTVLKRFDNKVTYEAIKMMHYLEQVIYESIRLNPPLGEFVKVCNKQIQLKGYDGLRCNLKPGDLIIISVFGLHMDHEFWPNPSKFDPERFSTINKATRNKFTYLGFGEGPRMYIGKRMGLMIVKAVTAIILQQYFLVPCSKTRVPLQMNPNTFASVVRGGLWARFKSLNTKNY